The Xylanibacillus composti genome contains the following window.
TTCGTCGTTTATTTAGGCAGTCTTCTGCAGTTCCCGGTTTGGCTCGGCAATCTGTCGCCGTTCGCGCATGCATCTCAGCTGCCGGTGGAAGAGATGGATTATACCCAAGCCTTCCTTCTGCTCTTGGTCGCGGGTTTGCTAATTGCGGCAGGCATGCTCGGTTACAGGAAACGGGATATTCACGGGTAATCGTTATTTAAAAAGGCATTCGGTTCTTTTCCTCCCTGCCAGAAACGAACCGCCTCCTAGGTTTTGTCGTTAGCGAGCGGAAACAGGCTCCCTGGATTGCTCGTTTCTCATCATGCAGCAAGGTTCACTTTGCCCCGTTGCCGTTGCATGCAGAGTATAAATCTTCCGTGGGAGATAAAACTTATGAAAAAGGGCGCGCAAAATGGTTGCTGCCATGTATCGGCTGGATAGGATATGCGTTGGAACCAATCGAGGAGGCTGAGTGAAGGTGAAACAGAAGACCGTATCCATATTGAGCGTTCCTTTTGATCTTGGTGCAGGACGCAAGGGCGTTCATTTAAGTCCAAATGCGATTTTGCAGGCAGGACTGGAGCAGCGGTTGGCGGATGCAGGGGTTTCTTGCGTTCTGGAGGGTGAGGTCGTGCCGCCTTCAACCGGCAAAGGAAAGCAAAATACGGCGGATAATCTGAAGAATCTGGAGGAGGTTGTCACCGTCAATGAGAAGCTGGCCGACCGCGTCGAGGCTGTAGTCAGGAAGGGGCAGTTCCCTCTTGTATTGGGAGGCGATCACAGCATTGCCATTGGGACGCTGTCCGGCCTGACGAGACATTATAAAAATCTGGGTGTGATTTGGTTCGACGCCCATTCGGACTTGAATACGGCCGAAACGAGCCCATCCGGCAACATCCATGGCATGTCATTGGCAGTTGGACTGGGCATGGGAGATCCGCGTTTAACGAAAATCAAGGAAGGCGGACATCCGATCAAGTCCAAGCATGT
Protein-coding sequences here:
- the rocF gene encoding arginase, with the protein product MKQKTVSILSVPFDLGAGRKGVHLSPNAILQAGLEQRLADAGVSCVLEGEVVPPSTGKGKQNTADNLKNLEEVVTVNEKLADRVEAVVRKGQFPLVLGGDHSIAIGTLSGLTRHYKNLGVIWFDAHSDLNTAETSPSGNIHGMSLAVGLGMGDPRLTKIKEGGHPIKSKHVVIIGARSIDEGEKAYINDSGVTCFTMHDIDQMGMEEVIAQTLDLLRDTTDGIHLSFDVDSLDPLEAPGTGTPVKGGVSYREAQFALRLLHESGLITSAEFVEVNPTLESDNATAEVALEFIASLLGEQIL